One Peterkaempfera bronchialis DNA window includes the following coding sequences:
- a CDS encoding ABC transporter permease, producing MTLVDTPEQTPETVPAAAPAAPRRSRRGDHPHPMDRVTAWLARGLIGFLYVPIAVVVVLSFNSSDITYRWTGFSTRWYGELLHDSELLATLQTSAVVAVVSATLAVAAGLLAVVALPSFGPKVRALLSGGLFLPLVIPEIVLGVAMLSVFAKLHITLSVTTLVLGHLVVILPYAALILLGAHGALDPSLEEAAADLGCGRVRTFFKVTLPLMRQALMAAWLLCFTISFGDIVMSTFTNGVGSTTLPLRVYSLLKGGLTPEINALGTLLILFTFLIILGVGLRQMRQILAGGDRPSS from the coding sequence ATGACCCTGGTGGACACCCCCGAGCAGACCCCCGAGACCGTCCCCGCAGCGGCGCCCGCCGCCCCGCGCCGCAGCCGGCGCGGCGACCACCCCCACCCGATGGACCGGGTCACCGCCTGGCTGGCACGGGGGCTGATCGGCTTCCTCTACGTCCCGATCGCGGTCGTGGTGGTGCTCTCCTTCAACTCCTCGGACATCACCTACCGCTGGACCGGGTTCAGCACCCGCTGGTACGGGGAGCTGCTGCACGACTCCGAGCTGCTGGCGACGCTCCAGACCAGCGCCGTGGTGGCGGTGGTCTCGGCCACCCTGGCCGTGGCGGCAGGACTGCTGGCCGTGGTCGCCCTGCCGAGCTTCGGGCCCAAGGTCCGGGCGCTGCTCAGCGGCGGGCTCTTCCTGCCGCTGGTGATCCCGGAGATCGTGCTCGGCGTCGCGATGCTCTCGGTCTTCGCCAAGCTGCACATCACCCTCAGCGTGACCACGCTGGTGCTGGGCCACCTGGTGGTGATCCTGCCGTACGCGGCGCTGATCCTGCTGGGCGCCCATGGAGCCCTGGACCCCTCCCTGGAGGAGGCCGCTGCGGACCTCGGCTGCGGTCGCGTGCGGACCTTCTTCAAAGTGACCCTGCCGCTGATGCGCCAGGCGCTGATGGCGGCGTGGCTGCTCTGCTTCACCATCTCCTTCGGCGACATCGTGATGTCCACCTTCACCAACGGCGTCGGCTCCACCACCCTGCCGCTGCGGGTGTACTCGCTGCTCAAGGGCGGCCTCACCCCGGAGATCAACGCCCTCGGCACGCTGCTGATCCTCTTCACCTTCCTGATCATCCTCGGTGTCGGCCTGCGCCAGATGCGCCAGATCCTCGCCGGCGGCGACCGGCCCTCCTCGTGA
- a CDS encoding ABC transporter substrate-binding protein, whose translation MRTNLIAACAATAALLATSACASGGSGDGSAGNGGGKSLHIYAWAGEIPDSVVKGFQQETGIKVTLDTFDSNETMTAKLSAGGADYDLVEPSQYALQQLVGQKLVGKLDHSRLKGLDNLAPKFRDPSFDPGNAYSIPWIWGTTGLAYNEDCTGGPVDSWQALFDGKYKGKSYMLDNMLAAYIAGLQVNGYRATSTDPAEIQKATDSLKAQKSQLAGYNSTNYPQLLATGQACVAEAWSGTAMAKVVESNKKVHYTLPREGGSLWTDNLSITARAKNVDAAYEFINYTLRPEVAALVTDDGSSASTNQAARAKIKKTDLLENPAVYAPDAAVAKADFLLDPGQAMQLFQQGWMKIKAS comes from the coding sequence ATGCGCACCAACCTCATCGCCGCCTGTGCGGCGACCGCCGCCCTGCTCGCCACCTCCGCCTGTGCCTCGGGCGGCAGCGGTGACGGCTCCGCCGGGAACGGCGGCGGGAAGTCCCTGCACATCTACGCCTGGGCCGGTGAGATCCCCGACTCGGTGGTCAAGGGCTTCCAGCAGGAGACCGGCATCAAGGTCACCCTGGACACCTTCGACAGCAACGAGACGATGACCGCCAAGCTCAGCGCGGGCGGCGCCGACTACGACCTGGTGGAGCCCAGCCAGTACGCGCTCCAGCAGCTGGTCGGCCAGAAACTGGTCGGCAAGCTGGACCACTCCAGACTGAAGGGGCTGGACAACCTCGCCCCCAAGTTCCGCGACCCGTCCTTCGACCCCGGCAACGCCTACAGCATCCCGTGGATCTGGGGCACCACCGGCCTGGCGTACAACGAGGACTGCACCGGCGGGCCGGTGGACAGCTGGCAGGCCCTGTTCGACGGCAAGTACAAGGGCAAGTCGTACATGCTCGACAACATGCTGGCCGCGTACATCGCCGGACTCCAGGTCAACGGGTACCGCGCCACCAGCACCGACCCGGCCGAGATCCAGAAGGCCACCGACTCGCTGAAGGCGCAGAAGTCCCAGCTGGCGGGCTACAACTCCACCAACTACCCGCAGCTGCTGGCCACCGGCCAGGCGTGCGTGGCCGAGGCGTGGAGCGGGACGGCCATGGCCAAGGTCGTGGAGAGCAACAAGAAGGTCCACTACACGCTGCCGCGCGAGGGCGGTTCGCTCTGGACCGACAACCTCTCCATCACGGCGCGGGCCAAGAACGTGGACGCCGCCTATGAGTTCATCAACTACACGCTGCGCCCCGAGGTCGCGGCGCTGGTCACCGACGACGGCTCCTCGGCCTCCACCAACCAGGCCGCCCGCGCGAAGATCAAGAAGACCGACCTGCTGGAGAACCCGGCCGTCTACGCGCCCGACGCGGCCGTCGCCAAGGCGGACTTCCTGCTCGACCCGGGCCAGGCCATGCAGCTCTTCCAGCAGGGCTGGATGAAGATCAAGGCATCCTGA
- a CDS encoding ABC transporter ATP-binding protein, with translation MTVLTPATAASAQPPSDAPAVRLTGVGKSFGGAAAVSDVDLTIAQNEFFSILGPSGCGKTTLMRMITGFETPTTGTVELGGRDATGLPPHRRDLNMLFQSYALFPHLTVAENVGFELRVRKLVPRSEIPRVVEEALALVRLEGFGKRTISQLSGGQKQRIALARALVSRPSLILLDEPLGALDQKLRLEMQLELKRLQREVGVTFIYVTHDQEEALTMSDRIAVMNGGRVLQVDTPEAIYDRPAVRFVAGFIGTSSILSGTVAARGAHRVLEVPGIGTLPLPANDLPAGSTAHLSLRPEDLRVEHVRAEQAGAPAGDGRFALEAVLQQAVYLGHGLRYHCTLADGTTVQIEQTGRDGRAVTLSPGDTVRIAWRPEDGRVLPD, from the coding sequence GTGACCGTACTCACCCCCGCGACCGCAGCCTCGGCGCAGCCCCCCTCGGACGCACCCGCCGTGCGGCTGACCGGAGTCGGCAAGTCCTTCGGCGGCGCCGCCGCCGTCAGCGACGTCGACCTCACCATCGCCCAGAACGAGTTCTTCTCCATCCTCGGCCCGTCCGGCTGCGGCAAGACCACGCTGATGCGGATGATCACCGGGTTCGAGACGCCGACCACCGGCACCGTCGAACTGGGCGGCCGGGACGCCACCGGCCTGCCCCCGCACCGGCGCGACCTCAATATGCTCTTCCAGAGCTATGCCCTCTTCCCCCACCTCACCGTCGCCGAGAACGTCGGCTTCGAGCTGCGGGTCCGCAAGCTGGTCCCCCGGTCGGAGATCCCCCGGGTGGTCGAGGAGGCGCTCGCCCTGGTCCGGCTGGAGGGGTTCGGCAAGCGCACCATCAGCCAGCTCTCCGGCGGGCAGAAGCAGCGGATCGCCCTGGCCCGCGCCCTGGTCTCCCGGCCGTCGCTGATCCTGCTGGACGAGCCGCTGGGCGCGCTCGACCAGAAGCTGCGGCTGGAGATGCAGCTGGAGCTCAAGCGCCTCCAGCGCGAGGTCGGCGTGACCTTCATCTATGTCACGCACGACCAGGAGGAGGCGCTGACCATGTCCGACCGGATCGCCGTGATGAACGGCGGCCGGGTCCTCCAGGTGGACACCCCCGAGGCGATCTACGACCGCCCGGCGGTCCGCTTTGTGGCCGGATTCATCGGCACCTCCAGCATCCTCAGCGGCACCGTGGCCGCCCGGGGCGCGCACCGGGTGCTGGAGGTCCCCGGGATCGGCACCCTGCCGCTCCCGGCCAACGACCTCCCGGCCGGCTCCACCGCCCACCTCTCGCTGCGGCCGGAGGACCTGCGGGTGGAGCACGTGCGGGCGGAGCAGGCCGGCGCCCCGGCCGGCGACGGCCGGTTCGCCCTGGAAGCCGTACTCCAGCAGGCGGTCTACCTGGGCCACGGCCTGCGCTACCACTGCACCCTGGCGGACGGCACCACCGTGCAGATCGAGCAGACCGGCCGGGACGGCCGGGCCGTCACGCTCTCCCCCGGCGACACCGTCCGCATCGCCTGGCGCCCGGAGGACGGCCGCGTCCTGCCGGACTGA
- a CDS encoding carbon-nitrogen hydrolase family protein, giving the protein MKVAVAQFGPTGTVSENQTVISRMTAAAAGAGADLIVFPEEAMLSADDSETPLPEAAATAWPGFVRHLSAAAREHGIAVIAGGYEADGTTPDLPYNSLVAVDTDGTVLATYRKMHLYDAFAYQESRRVLRGEAGPCVVRIGEFNVGLVNCYDIRFPEFTRTLVEMGADLLSVSAAWVRGPLKEDHWATLLRSRAIENTCWVVASSLVSEDCIGMSMTVDPLGVVRGALGEESEGLLLVDIDKERLDEARTRLPVLRNRRIFIQGR; this is encoded by the coding sequence GTGAAAGTCGCCGTCGCCCAGTTCGGGCCGACCGGCACGGTCTCCGAGAACCAGACCGTGATCTCCCGTATGACGGCCGCCGCCGCAGGGGCGGGAGCCGACCTGATCGTCTTCCCCGAGGAGGCGATGCTCTCGGCCGACGACTCCGAGACCCCCCTCCCCGAGGCGGCGGCCACCGCCTGGCCGGGCTTTGTCCGGCACCTCTCCGCCGCCGCCCGAGAGCACGGCATCGCCGTCATCGCCGGCGGCTACGAGGCCGACGGGACCACCCCCGACCTGCCGTACAACAGCCTGGTCGCGGTCGACACCGACGGCACCGTGCTGGCGACCTACCGCAAGATGCACCTCTACGACGCCTTCGCCTACCAGGAGTCGCGCCGCGTGCTGCGCGGCGAGGCCGGGCCCTGCGTGGTGCGGATCGGCGAGTTCAACGTCGGCCTGGTCAACTGCTACGACATCCGGTTCCCCGAGTTCACCCGGACCCTGGTGGAGATGGGCGCCGACCTGCTGTCGGTCTCCGCCGCCTGGGTGCGCGGCCCGCTCAAGGAGGACCACTGGGCCACCCTGCTGCGCAGCCGCGCCATCGAGAACACCTGCTGGGTGGTGGCCTCCTCGCTGGTCAGCGAGGACTGCATCGGGATGTCCATGACCGTGGACCCGCTCGGCGTGGTGCGCGGCGCCCTCGGCGAGGAGAGCGAGGGCCTGCTGCTGGTCGACATCGACAAGGAGCGGCTGGACGAGGCCCGCACCCGACTGCCCGTACTGCGCAACCGGCGCATCTTCATCCAGGGACGCTGA
- a CDS encoding RraA family protein: protein MPITIRPMPAPLDPALVEKLARVDFPTLGHYLEEGFCTPELRRHAGEQRIVGRAVTVRITALDSTLLHHAAGIVAPGDVVVVDCGGDRRHAPLGEVVVNALAARGAAGAVVDGTCTDIDALRALGLPVFALGTSVLTTKLHGIDDGGLNVPVSCGGVTVQPGDVVLGDANGLLIAGPERLAAVIDTALADDAEEPDLIADLHRGGRLGDLTGATDTLVGLGALPGPTR, encoded by the coding sequence ATGCCGATCACCATCCGCCCGATGCCCGCGCCGCTGGACCCCGCCCTGGTCGAGAAGCTGGCCCGGGTCGACTTCCCCACCCTCGGCCACTACCTGGAGGAGGGCTTCTGCACCCCGGAGCTGCGCCGCCACGCGGGCGAGCAGCGGATCGTGGGCCGCGCGGTGACCGTACGGATCACCGCCCTGGACTCCACCCTGCTGCACCACGCGGCGGGCATCGTGGCCCCCGGTGACGTGGTCGTGGTCGACTGCGGCGGCGACCGGCGGCACGCCCCGCTCGGCGAGGTCGTGGTCAATGCGCTGGCGGCGCGCGGCGCGGCGGGCGCCGTGGTCGACGGGACCTGTACGGACATCGACGCGCTGCGTGCGCTGGGCCTGCCGGTCTTCGCCCTGGGCACCTCGGTGCTCACCACCAAGCTGCACGGCATCGACGACGGCGGGCTCAATGTCCCGGTCAGCTGCGGCGGGGTCACCGTACAGCCGGGCGATGTGGTGCTGGGCGACGCCAACGGCCTGCTGATCGCCGGCCCGGAGCGGCTCGCCGCCGTGATCGACACCGCGCTGGCCGACGACGCGGAGGAGCCCGACCTGATCGCCGACCTGCACCGGGGCGGCCGGCTGGGCGACCTCACCGGTGCCACCGACACCCTGGTCGGCCTGGGCGCCCTCCCCGGCCCCACCCGCTGA
- a CDS encoding 3-keto-5-aminohexanoate cleavage protein, giving the protein MFLKAAINGGLTKQDHPATAVTPEEIAADTLAAAEAGADVVHLHIRDADGGQSIAPDAVDAVLSAVRRVAPDVTVGITTGLWTCNGHADRYAKVATWNLLPDFASVAFCEEGAAETAELVVARGMVLESAVWSLDDVPALLASPTLHSNVRILIEPEDEDPDTAVAHARAMADRITAAGVTCPLLYHGFGPTVWPVLRASLADGHQARIGLEDGTTLPDGTTTPDNPTLIHAALTL; this is encoded by the coding sequence GTGTTCCTCAAGGCCGCCATCAACGGAGGACTGACCAAGCAGGACCACCCGGCGACCGCCGTCACCCCGGAGGAGATCGCCGCCGACACGCTGGCCGCAGCCGAGGCGGGCGCCGACGTCGTCCACCTGCACATCCGCGACGCGGACGGCGGCCAGAGCATCGCCCCGGACGCGGTGGACGCGGTGCTGTCGGCGGTCCGCCGGGTGGCCCCGGACGTCACGGTCGGGATCACCACCGGCCTGTGGACCTGCAACGGCCATGCGGACCGGTACGCCAAGGTCGCCACCTGGAACCTGCTGCCCGACTTCGCCTCGGTCGCCTTCTGCGAGGAGGGCGCGGCGGAGACCGCCGAACTGGTCGTGGCCCGGGGCATGGTGCTGGAGAGCGCGGTGTGGAGCCTGGACGACGTACCGGCGCTGCTGGCCTCACCCACCCTGCACAGCAATGTGCGCATCCTCATCGAGCCGGAGGACGAGGACCCCGACACCGCCGTCGCCCACGCCCGCGCCATGGCCGACCGGATCACCGCCGCCGGAGTCACCTGCCCCCTCCTCTACCACGGCTTCGGCCCCACCGTCTGGCCCGTCCTGCGCGCCTCCCTGGCCGACGGCCACCAGGCCCGCATCGGCCTGGAGGACGGCACCACCCTCCCCGACGGCACCACCACCCCCGACAACCCCACCCTCATCCACGCCGCCCTCACCCTCTGA
- a CDS encoding ATP-binding protein, giving the protein MSPLETASFPVPYEWAVEPDAAAVRPARRLITDIARFWKVPLSDEALRDVELCASEVLANAIEHTRARCRVTVRWTGERLRVEVADTSLRPPDPDAAQDVVTGGRGLRLVAGLAHSWGWTPSGAGKVVWFEAAADQMVTGDRRLAVLLPVRVDPAELVRPRL; this is encoded by the coding sequence ATGAGCCCCTTGGAGACGGCTTCCTTCCCGGTGCCGTATGAGTGGGCCGTCGAGCCGGATGCGGCGGCGGTTCGTCCCGCGCGGCGGTTGATCACCGACATTGCGCGTTTCTGGAAGGTGCCGCTGTCGGATGAGGCGCTGCGCGATGTGGAGCTTTGCGCGAGCGAGGTTCTGGCGAACGCGATAGAGCACACCAGAGCGCGGTGTCGCGTGACTGTGCGGTGGACCGGTGAGCGGCTGCGGGTGGAGGTCGCCGACACCAGCCTTCGCCCTCCCGACCCGGACGCGGCCCAGGACGTGGTGACGGGAGGGCGCGGGCTGCGCCTGGTCGCAGGGCTTGCGCACTCGTGGGGCTGGACGCCGTCGGGTGCGGGGAAGGTCGTGTGGTTCGAGGCTGCGGCTGACCAGATGGTGACTGGTGACCGACGTCTGGCCGTCCTGCTCCCCGTCCGGGTCGACCCTGCGGAACTGGTCCGCCCGCGTCTCTGA
- a CDS encoding helix-turn-helix domain-containing protein produces the protein MLEERESIGKRIRRQRLRLGMPQADLGAVLGRTQGWVSKVEKGHIELDRAGIINEVAAALHCHPNDLIERPFVAGKASENQWQVAASSILRELRRYDLTPVFDGQPRTSAQLWQETARLHRLRDAAANVAILRVLPDLLRETRALAENSTGHEREEAFAIYAVCCKFAHTAAHTLGHPELIAMACERAAWAAQRSGDAVLPAVADWMRVWDMWATADWADSLTLSDKALRSIQEEYDAGEPLAIRAWGTLQLRAAVSAARAGNVTETEDRIRFARTAAERMAATSAPVFDRHSLTFSAGNVQIHSISVQLEMGDHAKALLLHERADPAQVAMLPNSRRGHHRMDLARAWLWDGNRDKALAELEAAERIAPQLVRNHPIGRAALRKIVYAERTATREKLRRMSDRFHLDG, from the coding sequence GTGCTGGAGGAGCGAGAGTCGATCGGGAAGCGCATTCGCCGTCAGCGGCTCCGATTGGGCATGCCACAAGCTGATCTCGGGGCGGTGCTCGGGCGAACCCAGGGATGGGTGTCGAAGGTCGAGAAGGGGCACATTGAACTCGACCGGGCCGGCATCATCAATGAAGTCGCGGCGGCACTTCATTGCCACCCCAACGATCTCATCGAGCGGCCCTTCGTCGCGGGCAAGGCATCCGAGAACCAGTGGCAGGTGGCTGCCTCGTCTATCCTTCGCGAGTTGCGCCGCTACGACCTGACGCCTGTGTTCGATGGGCAGCCCCGTACATCTGCCCAGTTGTGGCAGGAGACCGCACGGTTGCATCGGCTTCGCGACGCGGCAGCGAACGTCGCAATCCTGCGTGTCCTTCCCGACCTGCTCCGAGAGACTCGAGCCCTGGCGGAGAACTCAACAGGCCATGAGCGCGAAGAGGCGTTCGCCATCTATGCCGTCTGCTGCAAGTTCGCCCACACGGCCGCGCACACTCTCGGCCATCCCGAGCTGATCGCCATGGCGTGTGAACGCGCGGCCTGGGCGGCGCAACGTTCCGGGGATGCGGTGCTGCCTGCCGTAGCCGATTGGATGCGGGTCTGGGACATGTGGGCCACCGCGGACTGGGCCGATTCGCTGACGCTCTCCGACAAAGCCCTCCGCTCGATCCAGGAGGAGTACGACGCCGGAGAGCCTCTCGCCATCCGAGCATGGGGCACGTTGCAACTTCGAGCAGCCGTCTCGGCGGCACGGGCCGGCAACGTGACCGAGACCGAGGATCGCATTCGGTTTGCCCGGACGGCCGCAGAGCGCATGGCTGCCACCAGCGCCCCCGTCTTCGATCGCCACTCGCTGACCTTCTCCGCTGGAAACGTGCAAATCCACTCCATCTCGGTCCAGTTGGAGATGGGCGATCACGCCAAGGCTCTGCTTCTTCACGAGCGCGCCGACCCCGCGCAGGTCGCCATGCTCCCCAACTCCCGACGCGGCCATCACCGCATGGACCTCGCGCGCGCGTGGCTCTGGGACGGCAACCGCGACAAGGCCCTGGCTGAGCTGGAGGCCGCCGAGCGGATCGCGCCGCAGCTCGTTCGGAACCATCCGATCGGACGCGCCGCCCTGCGCAAGATCGTTTACGCGGAGCGCACCGCCACCCGCGAGAAGCTTCGCCGCATGTCCGACCGCTTCCATCTGGACGGATAG
- a CDS encoding Uma2 family endonuclease, translated as MSVAYQDHSGVWTIEDVLALDDDGKHRFELWGDALVMSPSAGFKHQRASRRLANLLEAAADAFGAPVEVMEAVNVVLPSGLLVPDIAVVDASAAATDPVTCDGEAVWFVVEVVSPSPAGRRIDRKVKPIMYADGAIPAYWRLELEPVPSLVVAEFEDGRYTERVVAEPGRTTLIDKPFPVRVDPAELVRPRL; from the coding sequence ATGAGCGTCGCATACCAGGACCACTCGGGTGTCTGGACGATAGAAGACGTGTTGGCACTGGACGACGACGGGAAGCACCGGTTCGAGTTGTGGGGGGATGCGCTAGTGATGTCGCCGAGCGCTGGGTTCAAGCACCAGCGGGCGTCGAGGCGCCTCGCCAACTTGCTGGAGGCGGCCGCCGACGCCTTCGGCGCCCCGGTGGAGGTCATGGAGGCGGTCAATGTCGTGTTGCCCAGCGGACTGCTCGTCCCGGACATCGCGGTGGTCGACGCCTCGGCGGCTGCCACCGATCCGGTGACGTGCGACGGCGAAGCGGTGTGGTTCGTCGTCGAGGTCGTCTCCCCGTCGCCCGCCGGCCGCCGCATCGACCGCAAGGTCAAGCCCATCATGTACGCCGACGGTGCCATCCCCGCTTACTGGCGGCTGGAGCTGGAGCCGGTGCCCAGCCTGGTGGTCGCCGAGTTCGAGGACGGCCGCTACACCGAGCGGGTCGTGGCGGAGCCGGGCCGCACCACGCTGATCGACAAGCCGTTCCCCGTCCGGGTCGACCCTGCGGAACTGGTCCGCCCGCGTCTCTGA
- a CDS encoding DNA repair helicase XPB — translation MNDGPLIVQSDKTLLLEVEHPKADGCRRAIAPFAELERAPEHVHTYRVTPLGLWNARAAGHDAEQVVDALVSYSRYPVPHALLVDVAETMARYGRLQLQKDPVHGLVLVTTDRPVLEEVLRSKKVAPLVGARVGPDMVVVHPSERGQIKQVLLKLGWPAEDLAGYVDGEAHPIALEQDGWHLRPYQRQAVEGFWHGGSGVVVLPCGAGKTLVGAAAMAEAKATTLILVTNTVSARQWKHELVKRTTLTEEEIGEYSGARKEIRPVTIATYQVMTTRRKGVYPHLELFDSRDWGLIVYDEVHLLPAPIFRFTADLQARRRLGLTATLVREDGREGDVFSLIGPKRFDAPWKEIEAQGYIAPADCCEVRVTLTDSERLAYATAEPDERYRFCATTATKRRVVEALVEKHRGDQTLVIGQYIDQLDELGEALDAPVIKGETTNLQREKLFDAFRQGELSVLVVSKVANFSIDLPEAAVAIQVSGTFGSRQEEAQRLGRVLRPKADGRSAHFYSVVARDTIDQDFAAHRQRFLAEQGYAYRIADADDVLYGAGDDPVR, via the coding sequence GTGAACGACGGTCCCCTCATCGTCCAGAGCGACAAGACGCTGCTGCTGGAGGTCGAGCACCCCAAGGCCGACGGCTGTCGGAGGGCCATTGCGCCCTTTGCCGAGCTGGAGCGGGCGCCGGAGCATGTGCACACCTATCGGGTGACGCCGCTGGGGCTGTGGAATGCGCGGGCCGCCGGGCATGACGCCGAGCAGGTGGTGGACGCGCTGGTCAGCTACTCGCGCTATCCGGTGCCGCACGCCCTGCTGGTGGATGTGGCGGAGACCATGGCGCGCTATGGGCGGTTGCAGCTCCAGAAGGACCCGGTGCACGGGCTGGTGCTGGTGACGACCGACCGGCCGGTGCTGGAGGAGGTGCTGCGGTCGAAGAAGGTCGCGCCGCTGGTGGGGGCCCGGGTGGGGCCGGACATGGTGGTGGTGCACCCGTCCGAGCGGGGCCAGATCAAGCAGGTGCTGCTGAAGCTGGGCTGGCCGGCCGAGGACCTGGCCGGGTATGTGGACGGCGAGGCGCACCCGATCGCGCTGGAGCAGGACGGCTGGCATCTGCGGCCGTACCAGCGGCAGGCGGTGGAGGGGTTCTGGCACGGCGGCTCCGGCGTCGTGGTGCTGCCCTGCGGCGCGGGCAAGACCCTGGTCGGGGCGGCGGCGATGGCCGAGGCCAAGGCGACCACGCTGATCCTGGTCACCAACACCGTCTCGGCGCGGCAGTGGAAGCACGAGCTGGTGAAGCGGACCACCCTCACCGAGGAGGAGATCGGCGAGTACAGCGGTGCGCGCAAGGAGATCCGCCCGGTCACCATCGCCACGTACCAGGTGATGACGACCAGGCGGAAGGGCGTCTATCCGCACCTGGAGCTGTTCGACTCCCGCGACTGGGGTCTGATCGTCTACGACGAGGTGCATCTGCTGCCCGCGCCGATCTTCCGCTTCACCGCCGACCTCCAGGCCCGCCGCCGCCTGGGCCTGACCGCGACCCTGGTCCGGGAGGACGGCCGGGAGGGCGATGTCTTCTCGCTGATCGGCCCCAAGCGGTTCGATGCGCCGTGGAAGGAGATCGAGGCGCAGGGCTACATCGCGCCCGCCGACTGCTGCGAGGTGCGGGTCACCCTCACCGACTCCGAGCGGCTGGCGTATGCGACCGCCGAGCCGGACGAGCGGTACCGGTTCTGCGCCACCACCGCGACCAAGCGCAGGGTGGTGGAGGCGCTGGTGGAGAAGCACCGGGGCGACCAGACCCTGGTCATCGGCCAGTACATCGACCAGCTGGACGAGCTGGGCGAGGCGCTGGACGCCCCGGTGATCAAGGGGGAGACCACCAACCTCCAGCGGGAGAAGCTCTTCGACGCCTTCCGGCAGGGCGAGCTCTCGGTGCTGGTGGTGTCCAAGGTCGCCAACTTCTCCATCGACCTGCCGGAGGCGGCGGTCGCCATCCAGGTGTCGGGCACCTTCGGCTCGCGGCAGGAGGAGGCGCAGCGGCTCGGCCGGGTGCTGCGGCCCAAGGCGGACGGCCGGTCGGCGCACTTCTACTCGGTGGTGGCCCGGGACACCATCGACCAGGACTTCGCGGCGCACCGGCAGCGGTTCCTGGCCGAGCAGGGCTATGCGTACCGGATCGCGGACGCCGACGATGTGCTGTACGGAGCGGGGGACGACCCGGTGCGGTGA